A window of Apium graveolens cultivar Ventura chromosome 8, ASM990537v1, whole genome shotgun sequence contains these coding sequences:
- the LOC141680925 gene encoding F-box/kelch-repeat protein At3g23880-like: MSYSKICEVDSFVLCHVAPGTTSAWAWGGISFGPLLFYLGLIISDPSPSTGELRKLPELEWICFVPKTTYGFCYDESNDDFKVFVVSPAHPDYNKCDGSRTHHEYKVFVYSLKCDFWRVIGDFPYKLVSRYFSTPGFGDGNFANGSISWSVTPQIEKKIIVSLDIKTETWQELLQPNFGDGVYNWTLGTFGKSLSVLCQWVKYQSSHSTEDRGVGGSWAKLFTIPYMDQLITHDSYQKPICISADGDIMLNLERTVVLYNLKNNTFKKLLAGQYFQHLEVYPYVESLVSPRL; this comes from the exons atGAGCTATTCAAAAATATGTGAAG TTGACTCTTTTGTCCTGTGCCACGTGGCACCGGGGACCACTTCGGCTTGGGCCTGGGGTGGCATCTCTTTTGGTCCCCTACTCTTCTACCTGGGCCTGATTATTTCTGACCCATCACCGTCCACCGGAGAATTAAGAAAACTTCCAGAACTGGAATGGATTTGTTTTGTTCCAAAAACAACGTACGGGTTTTGCTATGATGAATCGAATGATGATTTTAAAGTATTTGTTGTCTCTCCTGCTCATCCCGATTATAATAAATGTGATGGTTCTCGTACTCACCACGAGTATAAAGTTTTTGTTTATAGCTTGAAATGTGATTTTTGGAGGGTGATTGGAGATTTTCCTTACAAATTAGTATCTCGTTATTTTTCCACACCTGGTTTTGGTGATGGAAATTTCGCAAATGGATCAATATCCTGGAGTGTTACTCCTCAGATCGAAAAGAAGATCATCGTGTCTCTTGATATAAAAACAGAAACGTGGCAAGAATTGTTGCAGCCAAACTTCGGAGATGGTGTATACAATTGGACATTAGGCACTTTCGGCAAAAGTCTTTCTGTGCTTTGTCaatgggttaaatatcaaagtagTCACTCAACTGAAg ATCGTGGTGTGGGAGGGTCTTGGGCAAAATTGTTCACCATCCCGTATATGGATCAACTAATAACACATGATTCGTATCAGAAACCGATATGCATATCTGCAGATGGTGATATTATGCTCAATTTGGAGAGGACTGTGGTATTATACAACTTAAAGAACAACACATTCAAGAAGTTGTTAGCTGGCCAATATTTTCAACACCTCGAAGTGTATCCTTATGTTGAGAGTCTAGTTTCTCCGCGTCTCTAG
- the LOC141676506 gene encoding uncharacterized protein LOC141676506 isoform X2, producing the protein MLGLVATQPSLDTCTLLLQHVLLRGTWVPPNADVALGSHPMLTWQVTGQAVWLLMWQWAPQGQQQPKATLKRASDNTGSGIARRIVIKTGLNVILACNIPKDNPMLEVNAEKRLVQKLIELGYAKPKSKGLSS; encoded by the exons ATGCTTGGATTGGTTGCAACTCAGCCAAGTTTGGACACTTGTACGCTGCTGCTCCAACACGTCCT CTTACGTGGCACTTGGGTCCCACCCAATGCTGACGTGGCACTTGGGTCCCACCCAATGCTGACGTGGCAGGTGACTGGGCAGGCTGTGTGGCTGCTGATGTGGCAGTGGGCCCCGCAGGGGCAGCAGCAACCAAAAGCAACCttaaaaa GAGCTTCTGATAATACAGGATCTGGTATTGCTCGTCGAATAG TTATAAAGACTGGTCTTAACGTTATATTGGCATGTAACATCCCGAAGGATAACCCCATGCTTGAG GTAAATGCAGAGAAGAGGCTGGTGCAAAAGTTGATTGAACTAGGTTATGCTAAGCCTAAATCTAAAGGATTGTCTTCATAG
- the LOC141676506 gene encoding uncharacterized protein LOC141676506 isoform X1, whose product MSTGKEITAGDGLSTGINNISIDSPIKSNEDGVQVTCFSEVSDDLTLHFQIIRLPNQIYAWIGCNSAKFGHLYAAAPTRPNNTVSVASFLAGASDNTGSGIARRIVIKTGLNVILACNIPKDNPMLEVNAEKRLVQKLIELGYAKPKSKGLSS is encoded by the exons ATGTCTACCGGCAAAGAAATCACCGCCGGCGATGGTTTATCGACCGGAATAAATAATATAAGTATCGATTCTCCGATCAAAAGTAACGAAGACGGCGTGCAAGTCACGTGCTTCTCTGAAGTCTCCGATGATTTGACTCTTCACTTTCAGATCATTCGTCTCCCTAATCAG ATATATGCTTGGATTGGTTGCAACTCAGCCAAGTTTGGACACTTGTACGCTGCTGCTCCAACACGTCCT AACAATACGGTCAGTGTTGCTTCCTTTCTTGCAGGAGCTTCTGATAATACAGGATCTGGTATTGCTCGTCGAATAG TTATAAAGACTGGTCTTAACGTTATATTGGCATGTAACATCCCGAAGGATAACCCCATGCTTGAG GTAAATGCAGAGAAGAGGCTGGTGCAAAAGTTGATTGAACTAGGTTATGCTAAGCCTAAATCTAAAGGATTGTCTTCATAG